Proteins co-encoded in one Vulgatibacter sp. genomic window:
- a CDS encoding peroxiredoxin: protein MIQVLQKAPDFSATAVVGNGDFTKVSLSDYRGKWVVLFFYPLDFTFVCPTEIQEFSKRQEEFKNLNAVVLGASVDSEHSHKAWINNGLGQLNYPLISDFSKEISRKYGALLEDKGFSTRATFLIDPEGTIHYASYNSPNVGRSVAEVIRTLQAAQTGERCPAEWKPGMKTV from the coding sequence ATGATTCAGGTCCTGCAGAAGGCTCCGGACTTTTCCGCAACTGCCGTCGTCGGCAACGGTGACTTCACCAAGGTCTCGCTCAGCGACTACCGCGGCAAGTGGGTGGTCCTCTTCTTCTACCCCCTCGACTTCACCTTCGTCTGCCCGACGGAGATCCAGGAGTTCTCGAAGCGCCAAGAGGAGTTCAAGAACCTCAACGCGGTGGTTCTCGGCGCCTCGGTGGACAGCGAGCACTCGCACAAGGCCTGGATCAACAACGGCCTCGGCCAGCTCAACTACCCGCTGATCTCGGACTTCTCCAAGGAGATCTCCCGGAAGTACGGCGCCCTCCTCGAGGACAAGGGCTTCTCGACCCGCGCCACCTTCCTCATCGACCCCGAGGGCACGATCCACTACGCCTCGTACAACAGCCCCAACGTCGGTCGCTCGGTCGCCGAGGTGATCCGCACCCTCCAGGCCGCCCAGACCGGCGAGCGTTGCCCGGCGGAGTGGAAGCCCGGCATGAAGACCGTCTGA
- the bcp gene encoding thioredoxin-dependent thiol peroxidase: MALQPGTKAPSFRLPSTEGKEIALEDLRGRKVVLYFYPKDSTPGCTQESCDFRDRDAELQKAGAVVLGASKDSLASHEKFRAKYELPFPLLTDKESAVATAYGAFGEKTMYGKKVMGTIRSTFLIDEKGVIERTWSPVKVAGHADEVLAAVRGEEPPARAAGKR, translated from the coding sequence ATGGCCCTGCAGCCCGGCACCAAGGCACCTTCCTTCCGCCTTCCCTCCACCGAGGGCAAGGAGATCGCTCTCGAGGATCTCCGCGGCCGCAAGGTGGTTCTCTATTTCTACCCGAAGGACTCGACCCCCGGCTGCACCCAGGAGTCGTGCGATTTCCGCGATCGCGACGCCGAGCTGCAGAAGGCCGGCGCCGTCGTCCTCGGGGCCTCGAAGGACTCCCTCGCCTCCCACGAGAAGTTCCGCGCGAAATACGAGCTCCCCTTCCCGCTGCTCACCGACAAGGAGAGCGCGGTGGCCACGGCCTACGGCGCCTTCGGCGAGAAGACGATGTACGGGAAGAAGGTGATGGGGACGATCCGCTCGACCTTCCTCATCGACGAGAAGGGTGTGATCGAGAGGACCTGGTCGCCGGTGAAGGTGGCGGGTCACGCGGACGAGGTGCTCGCAGCGGTGCGGGGCGAGGAGCCCCCTGCCAGGGCGGCGGGCAAACGCTGA
- a CDS encoding HesB/IscA family protein, whose product MDTQTQSAPTPVAGFEFTPETPVALTDRAVGKVREAIEQQKLDGHCLRVAVVGGGCSGFNYDLDLVREAKPEDLTYDLGGIKVAVDKMSARFLDGTVIDFVESLQGAGFKFSNPKAKSTCGCGSSFSA is encoded by the coding sequence ATGGACACCCAGACCCAGAGCGCCCCCACGCCGGTTGCCGGCTTCGAGTTCACGCCCGAGACGCCCGTGGCCCTCACTGACCGCGCGGTCGGCAAGGTGCGCGAGGCGATCGAGCAGCAGAAGCTGGACGGCCATTGCCTGCGCGTCGCCGTGGTCGGCGGTGGTTGCTCCGGCTTCAACTACGACCTCGACCTGGTCCGCGAGGCCAAGCCCGAAGACCTGACCTACGACCTGGGCGGCATCAAGGTGGCGGTCGACAAGATGAGCGCGCGCTTCCTCGACGGCACCGTGATCGACTTCGTCGAGTCGCTGCAGGGCGCGGGCTTCAAGTTCAGCAACCCCAAGGCCAAGTCGACCTGCGGTTGCGGTTCGTCCTTCTCGGCCTGA
- a CDS encoding haloalkane dehalogenase, which yields MKVTDIWSAAALLLACHNPTLPTPGAPVSSVQNEVSIHRTEVLDTFLVHREYRAGAPIVFLHGNPVSSHVWRKVIPTIETPARLLAPDLVGMGESGKPESAYRFQDHARYLDAWFAAHDLRDVILVGYDWGAVLALDWAARNPDRVRGVVFFETFLRPLRWSEYPPKGAELFRALRTPGVGEVLVLEQNGFLAPSLQHGVQTHLAESDRERYYAPYPDPPSRRPLLQWTRELPIDGEPADVVAVLDRNAAWLAGSPAIPKLLLTFDGGRLSNAPDVVEWARTTVPALDVVHLGAAGHHAPEDAPEAIARAIDAWLARRVR from the coding sequence ATGAAAGTGACCGACATCTGGTCGGCGGCGGCTCTGCTGCTCGCCTGCCACAACCCTACCCTCCCAACCCCGGGTGCCCCCGTGTCCAGTGTGCAGAACGAAGTTTCCATCCACAGGACGGAAGTCCTCGACACCTTCCTCGTCCATCGCGAGTACCGTGCAGGCGCGCCGATCGTGTTCCTGCACGGAAACCCAGTGTCCTCTCACGTTTGGCGGAAGGTGATCCCGACGATCGAGACGCCGGCGCGCCTCCTCGCCCCCGACCTCGTCGGGATGGGCGAGTCGGGCAAGCCCGAGAGCGCCTACCGCTTCCAGGATCACGCACGCTATCTCGACGCCTGGTTCGCGGCTCACGATCTACGCGACGTGATTCTGGTCGGCTACGACTGGGGCGCGGTGCTGGCGCTCGATTGGGCAGCACGCAATCCCGACCGGGTGAGGGGCGTGGTCTTCTTCGAGACGTTCCTGCGGCCGCTACGCTGGAGCGAATACCCGCCGAAGGGCGCCGAGCTCTTCCGCGCGCTACGCACCCCGGGGGTCGGCGAGGTGCTCGTGCTGGAGCAGAACGGCTTCCTCGCCCCGTCGCTCCAACACGGCGTGCAGACGCACCTCGCCGAATCCGATCGCGAGCGGTACTACGCCCCGTATCCCGATCCGCCCTCGCGGCGCCCCCTACTGCAGTGGACGCGCGAGCTCCCGATCGACGGGGAGCCCGCCGACGTGGTCGCTGTTCTGGATCGCAACGCGGCCTGGCTCGCGGGATCGCCAGCGATTCCGAAGCTCTTGCTCACCTTCGACGGCGGGCGGCTGAGCAACGCGCCGGACGTGGTCGAGTGGGCGCGAACGACGGTCCCGGCGCTCGACGTGGTCCACCTGGGCGCCGCGGGCCACCATGCGCCGGAGGACGCCCCCGAGGCGATCGCCCGCGCGATCGACGCCTGGCTCGCCCGACGGGTGCGCTGA
- a CDS encoding LysR family transcriptional regulator, translating to MSLASLDLNRLLVLHTVLEERSVARAAQRLHVTPSAVSNALARLRSELSDPLVTRKGRSIVPSPRAQELAPVLASVVRDLERALLDAPFDPASCGRTFTLAVADAGQLALAPAIAGALVREMPAARLRVVGIDSLVSLGDLASAEVDLHLGMRARGPGIHAEGLLEEHLVLVARRAHPAIGRRLSMRALGELRHVRVELAPGRNFRDTVAAAYEREGIPREVVVTVPSFAAAAEVVAVSDLVATLPASMLAKHARRLDLRLAAGPAPVIAAQMTMCWHERTHLDPAAAAFRALVRRVVAAESPHGAVGRRRSGAPSR from the coding sequence GTGAGCTTAGCGTCTCTCGATCTCAACCGCCTGCTGGTGCTCCATACCGTCCTCGAGGAACGGAGCGTGGCCCGTGCTGCGCAGAGGCTCCACGTCACGCCCTCGGCGGTAAGCAACGCCCTCGCCCGCCTGCGCAGCGAGCTCTCCGATCCGCTGGTCACGCGCAAGGGACGCAGCATCGTCCCCTCGCCGAGAGCGCAGGAGCTCGCGCCGGTGCTCGCCAGCGTCGTGCGTGATCTGGAGCGCGCGCTCCTCGATGCGCCTTTCGATCCCGCCTCCTGCGGTCGCACTTTTACGCTCGCGGTGGCGGACGCGGGGCAGCTCGCCTTGGCGCCGGCGATCGCGGGCGCGCTCGTGCGGGAGATGCCGGCGGCAAGGCTCCGCGTGGTGGGGATCGATTCCCTCGTGTCGCTGGGGGATCTCGCCTCCGCCGAGGTTGACCTGCATCTCGGCATGCGGGCGCGTGGCCCGGGGATCCACGCAGAGGGGCTCCTCGAGGAGCACCTGGTCCTCGTCGCCCGCAGAGCGCATCCCGCGATCGGCAGGCGCCTGTCGATGCGCGCGCTCGGCGAGCTCCGGCACGTGCGGGTGGAACTGGCACCCGGGCGGAACTTCCGCGACACCGTCGCCGCGGCCTACGAAAGGGAGGGCATCCCGCGTGAGGTGGTGGTCACGGTCCCCTCCTTCGCGGCCGCGGCGGAGGTGGTTGCCGTGAGCGACCTGGTGGCGACGCTCCCGGCGTCGATGCTCGCGAAGCACGCCCGCCGCCTCGACCTCCGGCTGGCGGCCGGACCCGCGCCCGTCATCGCGGCGCAGATGACGATGTGCTGGCACGAGCGCACACACCTCGACCCGGCAGCTGCCGCGTTCCGTGCCCTCGTGCGTCGCGTGGTCGCGGCCGAGAGTCCGCACGGCGCTGTGGGTCGGCGGCGTTCCGGCGCGCCCTCGAGGTAG
- a CDS encoding MBL fold metallo-hydrolase, producing MNDLVVAHVTVGPFRQNSYILGDPETKEAVLVDPGDEPEAIEALVARHGLTPKYILNTHAHLDHVGAVFHFQQKLGLPFYLHPGDREWLEGLPLQARMFGVAASPVPKVDRWIAHGESYPLGKRRIEVIHTPGHTPGGCCLFLRDDRILLTGDTLFAGSVGRTDFPGGSWEQLEASIKGRLFPLGDDVTFWSGHGLASTLGEERASNPYVGEGGRRGALGKKFV from the coding sequence TTGAACGATCTCGTCGTCGCCCACGTGACCGTGGGGCCCTTCCGCCAGAACTCCTACATCCTCGGCGATCCGGAGACGAAGGAGGCGGTGCTCGTCGATCCGGGGGACGAGCCCGAGGCGATCGAGGCCCTCGTCGCCCGGCACGGTCTCACGCCGAAATACATCCTCAACACCCACGCCCACCTGGATCACGTGGGGGCGGTCTTCCACTTCCAGCAGAAGCTCGGGCTGCCCTTCTACCTGCACCCCGGGGATCGCGAGTGGCTCGAGGGGCTGCCCCTGCAGGCGCGGATGTTCGGGGTGGCGGCCTCGCCGGTGCCGAAGGTCGACCGCTGGATCGCGCACGGCGAGAGCTATCCGCTGGGCAAGCGGCGGATCGAGGTGATCCACACGCCGGGGCACACGCCCGGCGGCTGCTGCCTCTTCCTCCGGGACGACAGGATCCTGCTCACCGGCGACACGCTCTTTGCCGGGAGCGTGGGGCGCACCGACTTCCCCGGCGGCTCGTGGGAGCAGCTCGAGGCGTCGATCAAGGGCAGGCTCTTTCCCCTCGGCGACGACGTCACCTTCTGGTCCGGCCACGGCCTCGCCTCCACCCTGGGCGAGGAGAGGGCGAGCAATCCCTACGTGGGCGAGGGCGGCAGGCGCGGGGCGCTCGGCAAGAAGTTCGTCTGA
- the lpxB gene encoding lipid-A-disaccharide synthase, translating into MRAAPTFLLVAGEASGDQIGARLIAELASRIPGARFVGMGGPKMRAAGLEPLYDASEVNVMGFVEVLPKVRRILEVLGGIAGWAVENRPAAAILIDIPDFNLRLADKLRERGIPVAYYVAPMAWAWREGRTRTLRQRVDKLLCIYPFEEPWFRNRAVPATFVGNPLLEDPILAGAPDRAACRAQLGLGAGEQVVALLPGSRHGEIDRVLPTLLDAADRLALARPALRFVLPVAPSLERSFVEGHLAGHRARIELCDSSIVAVGAADAAAVCSGTATLETALLGTPMVVVYRTTASSWFLVNWLVDLDHASIVNILAGREVVPEFLQDAFTAEALEAQLLRLLDDPAAQAAMRADFAALRSELGGGGASVRAADEVIELARPHLLRAAAEV; encoded by the coding sequence TTGCGCGCAGCACCCACCTTCCTCCTCGTCGCCGGCGAAGCCTCCGGCGATCAGATCGGCGCCCGCCTGATCGCGGAGCTCGCCAGCCGGATCCCCGGCGCCCGCTTCGTCGGGATGGGCGGCCCGAAGATGCGGGCCGCCGGGCTCGAGCCCCTCTACGACGCCTCCGAGGTGAACGTGATGGGCTTCGTCGAGGTGCTGCCCAAGGTGCGGCGCATCCTCGAGGTCCTCGGCGGCATCGCCGGCTGGGCGGTGGAGAACCGCCCCGCTGCGGCGATCCTCATCGACATCCCCGACTTCAACCTCCGCCTCGCCGACAAACTCCGGGAGCGCGGGATCCCCGTGGCCTACTACGTCGCGCCGATGGCCTGGGCGTGGCGCGAGGGGCGCACCCGCACGCTGCGGCAGCGGGTGGACAAGCTCCTCTGCATCTACCCCTTCGAGGAGCCGTGGTTCCGCAACCGGGCGGTTCCCGCCACCTTCGTCGGCAACCCGCTCCTCGAGGATCCCATCCTGGCCGGCGCGCCCGATCGCGCCGCGTGCAGGGCGCAGCTCGGCCTCGGGGCGGGCGAGCAGGTGGTGGCGCTCCTGCCCGGATCGCGGCACGGGGAGATCGACCGGGTGCTGCCCACGCTCCTCGACGCCGCCGATCGCCTCGCGCTCGCGCGGCCCGCCCTGCGCTTCGTGCTGCCGGTGGCGCCTTCCCTCGAGCGCAGCTTCGTCGAGGGGCACCTCGCCGGCCACCGGGCGCGGATCGAGCTCTGCGATTCCTCCATCGTGGCGGTGGGCGCAGCCGACGCCGCGGCGGTCTGCTCCGGCACCGCGACCCTGGAGACCGCGCTCCTCGGCACGCCGATGGTGGTGGTCTACCGCACCACCGCCAGCTCGTGGTTCCTGGTCAATTGGCTGGTCGACCTCGACCACGCTTCGATCGTCAACATCCTCGCCGGGAGGGAGGTGGTCCCGGAGTTCCTCCAGGACGCCTTCACCGCCGAGGCCCTCGAAGCGCAGCTCCTCCGCCTCCTCGACGATCCCGCTGCACAGGCGGCGATGCGCGCGGACTTCGCCGCCCTGCGGAGCGAACTCGGCGGCGGCGGCGCCAGCGTCCGTGCCGCCGACGAGGTGATCGAGCTGGCGAGGCCGCACTT